In Desulfovibrio inopinatus DSM 10711, the following are encoded in one genomic region:
- a CDS encoding class I SAM-dependent methyltransferase: MSRPPMFRSKNDFILPIVRDKSVLDLGCVDYGKGLTHDPTWLHGAITALAAKTVGIDCDTDGIAPLFEKGFDIRCANVEDFRLDEQFDVVVAGDIIEHVSNPGAVLDCIRKHLTESGMCLLTTPVTVNFMRLVELIFTGEIYAHPEHTCWFTSGVLAELVRRHGLTIDSLCYINDARLYYPLLSRWGVPRLIDMALCRIHPVFCETFGAVLRKA; the protein is encoded by the coding sequence ATGTCACGCCCTCCCATGTTTCGCAGCAAAAACGATTTCATCCTTCCCATTGTTCGCGACAAATCCGTCCTCGATCTCGGATGTGTCGACTACGGCAAAGGGCTGACACACGATCCAACATGGTTGCATGGTGCCATTACCGCGCTTGCAGCCAAAACCGTTGGCATCGATTGCGATACCGATGGCATTGCGCCACTGTTCGAAAAAGGATTTGATATCCGTTGTGCCAACGTGGAAGATTTCAGGTTGGACGAGCAGTTCGATGTCGTCGTTGCCGGCGACATTATCGAACATGTCAGCAATCCGGGAGCAGTACTTGACTGCATTCGAAAACACCTCACCGAGAGCGGAATGTGTCTGCTGACAACCCCGGTGACCGTCAATTTCATGCGTCTCGTGGAGCTGATCTTTACCGGCGAAATCTATGCGCACCCCGAACATACCTGTTGGTTCACTTCGGGGGTGCTTGCCGAGTTGGTGCGACGTCACGGACTGACCATCGATTCCCTCTGTTATATCAACGACGCTCGGCTGTATTACCCTCTCCTCTCCCGCTGGGGAGTGCCTCGACTTATCGACATGGCATTGTGTCGTATCCACCCCGTATTCTGTGAAACATTCGGCGCGGTGCTCCGCAAAGCATGA
- a CDS encoding non-ribosomal peptide synthetase — translation MPPSSWPLLANQQRLWLSAMKTHGKSRDNVAVAIHIDGTFDIDTLRIAIQECIARQDIARAYVTLENGRPRVAIASVPNVILSFADANNTESFQPFADTEFSLLEPPLFRFHLLRGASGAQTLVLVFNRFVADETSLAVFVKAIEHRYHAHCYRAPVLTIPLATLTQLHANETHALQGEAADADRAYWREHFHLADYTLHLGDVAYVPHSSGPGYNMFPLLPPAPDLLSTCAKQLGDEAEDVVLAGFMALLYRATLADQIGVLRSLDMRGPESACTIAPLDAMTLSSVRFDTTTTFRDVLDTLASQRQHDTPHQRLPLEERIRIRETVDGAKTWVTPNIVFGVGRTMPPTIHLGASRCHLVSLRCRHAPGILDLSLLPGTPLRIQWGHAGGLFSTAFLKRFHNQFCLLLEAACQTPEQRLTALPIITDAEKHDIVKIWNQSDVDLPDGLRLTDLFLVHATSTPDKPALYTSSQTVSYGQALERASRIAHGLRAHGAGPGTRVAIALPKGIDQALAVIATSLAGAAYMPLDLAWPQARVDNILEQAEPCCVLTTHTTAERFATWSKNTGGGCLSIDQPGIWNDYPDTPPHPNHTSDDPAYIVFTSGSTGTPKGVVMNHRMVMNSILDVNRRFNVCASDVVFALANLTFDLSTYDIFGLLAVGGAVVFPDTDRLRDPRHWLDLMAQYPVSIWNTVPGFIVMLVEAAEALMTKRHKTPPDHLRLVMLCGDFMPLTLADRTRACFPKAHVHNLGGASECSIWSITYPVTTVRPNWPSIPYGRPLGNQKMYVFDDNFEHCPILFPGHIFIGGKGVGMGYYRNPALTAAHFVLHPKTGERLYRTGDLGRWLPSGYMELLGREDHQIKINGFRIELGEIETALEALPFVERAVATVVTFSGKKRLVAYIVMPDNASLSRQIRHDLKEALAAKLPYYMIPEYYVDIERVPLTNNGKTDRAALPAPHDHDRIAAAEFVPPQTVREMLIVDVIGDILGQTSLSLLDSFTTLGGDSLQSLSVSVAAEERGLYITPEQILQAPTLRDLARKAVFGQSRPISSAVTPGISPMLPVQRYFFTWARNNPHHFNVSELFVCSVPLDRDRLTESLRLLALHHDSLRFRFPCNPLGEREMILFDETEGIPPCVDVTDVSMVAPEALSHIIVQGCLATEATLNIEQGPVLRMHIFDAGPDQPCHVLATCHHLVNDGFSFGVLMTDLQTIYLALNENREPRLPAKTTFYGEFARQLVSYAGKPSTRAHMTYWEKITKDRMRFPVDVVTTASRQSDIHVHRACLLHEDDMTLLSERAGTHLHQTIKHLLYTAMLAAAHDISGQRRLTFHIVSHGRENHIGNVDVARTSGWFVTHTPITLSVPDSINLSAASLADVVQDIARQDAAMPDNGISHGALRHYGTSEEQAILAPLDRVSMLFNYLGPAVAGLHSGPLFSPPTLRITDRPDPVGMTNPADYSLYIFAYVENHRLWVDFCYSSLEYNESTIHTLANSFTHRLHSTVLDLPKHIV, via the coding sequence ATGCCTCCATCGTCCTGGCCACTTCTGGCCAATCAACAGCGTCTTTGGCTTTCAGCGATGAAAACGCACGGAAAAAGCCGGGACAATGTTGCCGTGGCCATCCATATCGATGGTACTTTCGATATCGATACACTCCGTATTGCCATTCAAGAATGCATTGCGCGTCAAGACATCGCAAGGGCATATGTGACGCTGGAAAACGGTCGCCCACGTGTTGCGATTGCTTCTGTTCCCAACGTGATTCTCTCGTTTGCCGATGCCAATAATACCGAGTCCTTCCAACCCTTCGCCGACACCGAATTTTCTCTCCTTGAACCACCGCTCTTTCGATTTCACCTCTTACGCGGGGCCTCGGGTGCGCAGACGCTTGTTCTCGTCTTCAATCGATTTGTTGCGGACGAGACATCGCTGGCTGTGTTCGTCAAAGCCATAGAGCACCGATACCACGCGCACTGTTACAGAGCACCTGTGCTGACCATCCCGCTTGCCACGCTGACGCAACTTCATGCCAATGAAACCCACGCCCTGCAGGGCGAGGCTGCTGACGCGGATCGCGCATATTGGCGAGAACATTTTCACCTTGCCGATTATACGCTTCATCTCGGTGACGTTGCCTATGTTCCCCATTCCAGTGGGCCGGGATACAATATGTTTCCGCTTCTCCCGCCAGCACCCGATCTCCTCAGCACATGTGCCAAACAGCTCGGTGACGAAGCGGAGGACGTTGTTCTCGCGGGATTCATGGCACTCCTCTATCGCGCAACACTGGCTGATCAGATTGGCGTATTGCGGTCACTTGATATGCGTGGACCGGAAAGCGCCTGCACAATCGCTCCTCTCGATGCAATGACGCTGTCCTCTGTCCGGTTCGATACCACAACGACATTTCGTGATGTGCTCGATACACTTGCGTCTCAGAGGCAACATGACACGCCGCACCAGCGTTTGCCATTGGAAGAACGAATCCGAATACGGGAAACCGTCGACGGCGCAAAGACGTGGGTCACCCCCAATATTGTCTTTGGGGTCGGACGCACTATGCCGCCAACGATCCACCTCGGTGCATCTCGCTGTCATCTTGTTTCGCTACGATGCCGACATGCACCGGGAATCCTTGATCTGTCTTTGCTCCCCGGAACGCCGCTTCGGATACAATGGGGCCATGCCGGAGGATTGTTTTCCACAGCATTTCTTAAGCGTTTTCACAATCAGTTTTGCCTCCTGTTGGAAGCGGCCTGCCAAACACCGGAACAACGCCTTACGGCACTTCCCATCATTACCGATGCGGAGAAACACGATATTGTGAAGATATGGAATCAGTCCGATGTCGATCTCCCCGACGGTTTGCGCTTGACCGACCTCTTTCTTGTCCACGCCACAAGCACACCGGACAAACCAGCGCTCTATACTTCTTCTCAAACAGTATCTTACGGGCAGGCTCTCGAAAGAGCCAGCCGCATAGCACACGGCTTACGTGCCCACGGTGCCGGACCGGGCACTCGCGTGGCCATTGCATTACCCAAAGGGATAGACCAGGCACTTGCCGTCATCGCAACATCGCTTGCCGGTGCAGCCTATATGCCGCTCGACCTCGCCTGGCCACAGGCCCGCGTGGATAATATTCTAGAGCAAGCCGAGCCATGTTGTGTGCTGACAACCCATACCACTGCCGAACGCTTTGCAACTTGGAGCAAGAACACGGGAGGGGGTTGTCTGAGCATTGATCAGCCCGGCATATGGAACGATTATCCCGACACGCCCCCGCATCCCAATCATACGTCGGACGATCCCGCCTATATCGTCTTTACGTCCGGTTCAACGGGAACGCCCAAGGGTGTGGTCATGAATCATCGCATGGTCATGAACAGCATTTTGGACGTCAATCGCCGATTCAATGTGTGTGCGAGCGATGTGGTATTTGCGCTCGCCAATCTGACATTCGATCTGTCAACGTATGACATCTTCGGACTCCTCGCTGTCGGGGGAGCCGTTGTCTTTCCCGATACTGATCGATTACGCGACCCACGGCACTGGCTTGACCTCATGGCGCAATATCCTGTCTCCATCTGGAATACCGTCCCCGGATTCATAGTCATGCTGGTCGAAGCGGCCGAAGCCCTGATGACCAAGCGGCATAAGACGCCTCCCGATCATCTCCGACTCGTCATGCTTTGTGGCGACTTCATGCCGCTCACACTGGCGGACCGTACCCGCGCATGCTTTCCCAAAGCGCACGTTCATAATTTAGGAGGCGCCAGTGAATGTTCCATCTGGTCAATAACCTATCCGGTGACAACGGTTCGGCCAAATTGGCCCAGCATCCCCTATGGGCGCCCGTTGGGAAACCAAAAGATGTATGTGTTTGACGACAATTTCGAACATTGTCCGATCCTCTTTCCCGGACATATTTTCATCGGCGGCAAAGGTGTGGGTATGGGATATTACCGCAACCCGGCATTAACTGCGGCACACTTTGTCCTGCACCCGAAAACCGGTGAACGCCTCTACCGTACCGGCGACCTCGGACGGTGGCTCCCTTCAGGATATATGGAGCTGTTAGGAAGGGAAGACCATCAAATCAAGATCAATGGTTTTCGTATCGAATTAGGAGAAATCGAAACAGCTCTTGAAGCATTGCCCTTCGTCGAACGCGCCGTGGCAACGGTGGTGACATTTTCAGGCAAAAAGCGTCTCGTGGCATATATTGTCATGCCAGACAATGCGTCCTTGTCTCGACAAATCCGGCACGATCTGAAAGAGGCGCTGGCAGCTAAACTCCCGTATTATATGATACCGGAATACTATGTCGATATTGAGCGTGTGCCATTAACCAACAATGGTAAGACAGACCGCGCTGCCCTTCCCGCTCCTCACGACCATGACCGTATTGCGGCGGCCGAATTTGTTCCGCCGCAAACTGTACGAGAAATGCTCATCGTCGATGTGATCGGCGACATTCTTGGGCAAACATCACTCAGCCTACTCGACAGTTTTACCACACTTGGCGGGGATTCGCTGCAAAGTCTCTCAGTATCCGTCGCCGCCGAAGAACGAGGACTCTACATTACGCCGGAACAGATACTCCAAGCGCCCACATTACGCGACCTGGCGCGAAAAGCCGTTTTTGGCCAAAGCAGGCCGATATCTTCCGCAGTGACACCCGGCATATCCCCCATGTTACCGGTCCAACGCTATTTCTTTACCTGGGCGAGAAACAATCCTCATCATTTCAATGTATCGGAACTTTTTGTCTGCTCCGTCCCTCTAGATCGCGACCGATTGACCGAAAGCCTGCGACTCCTGGCCTTGCATCACGACTCTCTCCGTTTTCGTTTTCCCTGCAACCCCCTGGGAGAACGAGAAATGATTTTGTTCGACGAAACCGAGGGTATTCCACCATGCGTTGACGTCACTGACGTCTCCATGGTTGCGCCGGAAGCGTTGTCTCATATCATCGTTCAAGGATGTCTTGCCACCGAAGCCACACTGAATATTGAACAGGGGCCGGTCCTACGCATGCATATTTTTGACGCGGGACCGGATCAGCCGTGTCATGTCCTGGCTACCTGCCACCACCTCGTCAATGACGGTTTTTCCTTCGGCGTGCTCATGACCGATCTCCAGACGATCTATTTGGCCTTGAATGAGAACCGAGAACCGCGTCTGCCCGCCAAAACGACATTTTACGGTGAATTCGCCAGACAGCTCGTGTCATACGCTGGAAAACCGTCCACCCGAGCCCACATGACGTATTGGGAAAAAATAACGAAAGACCGTATGCGTTTCCCCGTCGACGTCGTGACCACCGCATCACGGCAAAGCGATATTCACGTCCATCGCGCATGTCTTCTTCATGAAGACGATATGACGCTTCTCAGTGAGCGTGCTGGAACTCATCTCCATCAAACAATCAAACATCTTCTCTATACGGCCATGCTTGCCGCAGCTCATGATATCAGCGGGCAACGCCGCTTAACGTTTCATATTGTCAGTCATGGGCGAGAAAATCATATCGGTAATGTTGATGTTGCGCGTACGTCCGGTTGGTTTGTCACGCATACCCCTATCACGCTCTCCGTGCCCGATAGTATCAACCTCTCCGCAGCATCACTTGCTGACGTGGTTCAGGATATCGCTCGTCAGGATGCTGCCATGCCGGATAACGGCATCAGTCATGGAGCACTTCGCCACTATGGAACCAGCGAAGAGCAAGCGATTTTGGCACCACTCGACAGAGTGAGCATGTTGTTCAACTATTTGGGACCGGCCGTTGCCGGACTCCATTCCGGCCCCCTGTTTTCGCCCCCGACACTCCGTATAACGGACCGCCCCGATCCTGTCGGCATGACCAATCCGGCTGATTATTCACTGTACATTTTCGCCTACGTCGAGAATCATCGCCTTTGGGTCGACTTTTGTTACAGCAGTTTAGAGTACAACGAATCCACAATCCACACGCTCGCAAACAGCTTTACTCATCGCCTGCATAGCACGGTGCTCGATTTGCCGAAGCACATCGTGTGA
- a CDS encoding DegT/DnrJ/EryC1/StrS family aminotransferase → MTQTPITITGDSDSNFALLTALTTSPTQSMSLQFSETPAATELRLAVTDSGHLRDFSTIERNILVQESSQPNGVEFLPMKRLISPQEKDGIKTAMHAVLDSGQFTSGPYVSKLETTLAQWTGIQHAIGTCSGTEAMVIGLLALGIGPGDEVIIPANSFAATENAVFLVGATPVLADIDTQYTLAPESVARVVTPKTKAIIPVHLYGKLTGMEALRQVADAHKLAILEDACQSIGVTGLGRYADIAALSFNPFKNFSVCGKAGALLVHDDALAHRCRAVGYHGFDPDKKNVKATAYGLNARIDNLQAAIALARFPFLGLRNFKRLCLAHRYDKKLQSLCDQGHVVKPSLSPDHVWHHYTVETRTLPRDRVRQHMHERYGIETDIYYPILTHHYETPTHRRLFENVDLPRTNAAAHAMFQLPMYPELSLEEQDRVVAALEQTFLHYV, encoded by the coding sequence ATGACACAAACACCAATCACCATCACCGGGGACAGCGACTCGAATTTTGCGCTTCTGACGGCGCTTACGACATCACCGACACAATCAATGTCTCTGCAATTTTCCGAGACTCCAGCCGCAACAGAACTGCGCCTTGCCGTGACTGACAGCGGACATTTGCGCGACTTTTCCACCATAGAACGCAATATTCTTGTTCAAGAATCGTCTCAACCGAACGGCGTCGAATTCCTGCCGATGAAACGACTCATTTCACCACAGGAAAAAGATGGTATAAAAACAGCGATGCATGCAGTTCTCGATTCAGGACAGTTTACATCCGGACCATACGTTTCCAAACTTGAAACGACACTTGCACAATGGACCGGCATTCAACACGCCATCGGGACATGCAGCGGCACCGAAGCCATGGTTATTGGCTTGCTTGCTTTGGGTATCGGCCCCGGCGATGAAGTCATCATTCCGGCCAACAGTTTCGCGGCCACGGAAAACGCAGTATTCCTTGTAGGCGCCACTCCGGTTTTGGCCGATATTGATACGCAGTACACGCTTGCCCCCGAGAGTGTTGCTCGTGTTGTCACCCCCAAGACCAAGGCGATTATTCCTGTGCATTTGTACGGCAAATTGACCGGTATGGAAGCATTGCGTCAGGTTGCCGATGCACACAAACTGGCCATACTGGAAGACGCTTGCCAGAGTATCGGCGTCACCGGACTCGGCCGCTATGCGGATATAGCCGCCCTGAGTTTCAATCCTTTCAAAAACTTCAGTGTTTGCGGCAAAGCCGGCGCGCTCCTCGTACACGATGACGCGCTTGCTCATCGATGCCGTGCCGTAGGCTATCATGGATTCGACCCCGACAAAAAAAATGTGAAAGCCACGGCATACGGACTCAACGCACGCATTGATAATCTTCAGGCTGCGATTGCTCTGGCTCGATTTCCCTTTCTTGGATTGCGCAACTTCAAACGCCTCTGCCTGGCCCACCGCTACGATAAGAAACTGCAATCGCTTTGTGACCAAGGGCATGTGGTTAAACCATCATTGAGCCCTGATCACGTATGGCACCATTACACGGTGGAAACACGCACACTCCCACGCGACCGTGTCAGACAACACATGCACGAACGTTATGGCATTGAAACCGATATCTATTACCCCATTCTGACACATCACTATGAAACGCCGACACATCGCCGCTTGTTCGAAAATGTCGACCTCCCCCGTACCAATGCGGCTGCCCATGCCATGTTTCAACTCCCGATGTATCCGGAACTCTCGCTTGAAGAGCAAGACCGTGTTGTTGCCGCATTGGAACAGACGTTTCTCCATTATGTGTAG
- a CDS encoding HAD-IIB family hydrolase codes for MDHPTPAGIAYLPHIPTPESIIFSDFDGTYLLPSPNPERTPATDALESYLQQECLPQRLLFGWITGSSLDNVAQKSMRYSLRLWPHFIAGALGTQLWMFSQEHGAVQEPMWEQRMTESGFSQEKTDTIVAALSRDGIRLVAQASHNQGPRKVAYYYFMDTPERDARAKERTLQLVEDFGLTVHFARCGVGVGDPNNCYDVDFTPRGSGKKAIVDHLLSIWNIPQDRTAAFGDSQNDKTMLDTVAHGFVVANAEESIKQDHYTILQAPGPAGILDGLRHITANSQPQHLAQP; via the coding sequence ATGGACCACCCGACGCCTGCCGGCATTGCATATCTTCCCCATATTCCCACACCTGAATCTATTATTTTCAGTGATTTCGATGGAACTTACCTGCTCCCGTCCCCGAATCCCGAACGCACACCGGCAACCGATGCACTGGAATCCTACCTCCAACAGGAATGCCTGCCGCAACGACTGCTCTTTGGGTGGATCACGGGAAGCAGTTTAGACAATGTTGCTCAAAAAAGTATGCGCTATTCCCTTCGACTCTGGCCGCATTTTATTGCCGGCGCACTGGGCACCCAACTCTGGATGTTTTCTCAGGAACACGGCGCAGTCCAAGAACCAATGTGGGAACAGCGCATGACGGAAAGCGGGTTTTCCCAAGAAAAAACCGATACAATTGTGGCCGCATTATCTCGGGACGGCATCCGCCTCGTTGCACAGGCTTCGCACAACCAAGGACCACGCAAAGTCGCCTACTATTATTTTATGGACACGCCGGAACGAGACGCCCGGGCCAAAGAACGCACACTGCAACTCGTTGAAGATTTTGGTCTGACCGTCCATTTTGCTCGATGCGGTGTCGGCGTCGGTGATCCGAACAATTGCTATGATGTCGATTTCACTCCGCGCGGTTCCGGAAAAAAAGCCATTGTCGACCACCTGCTTTCGATATGGAATATTCCCCAAGATCGAACAGCTGCATTCGGTGATAGCCAAAATGACAAAACCATGCTCGACACGGTTGCACACGGGTTCGTTGTTGCCAACGCGGAAGAAAGTATAAAACAAGATCATTACACGATATTACAGGCACCGGGTCCGGCTGGCATTCTCGACGGACTTCGTCACATCACGGCAAATTCTCAGCCTCAACACCTGGCACAACCATGA
- a CDS encoding Gfo/Idh/MocA family protein — protein sequence MSPDIIPHHVGIIGTGRIARLHAATLREIENAHLVGVFDKDATCARQFAKEHHCRSFTHVEALLEAIDAVIIAVPNCFHRDYVLRSINAERHILCEKPMAENLASAQAMFEAKPSHLIGTIGFNYRFLPIVDIIHKTLASGTLGDILAFDAAFLKDSARRRTQFNWRDGPEQHGSSGSLGDLGSHLIDMACNLFNTSIDESSLSGTLQTHVRFKENKPVCVDDYAHVVCRLACGIPFTLTTSKSASAPDLGVRITIKGTHRSLLYETQTPLHWSMTDNATGHTSTMVLPHQRHHADPAGEIFGWADSMHCQMRSWLSAITTLSPLPQSANFSDGVRVQRALQAMLNTLPQEEQYRN from the coding sequence ATGAGTCCCGACATAATTCCTCACCACGTCGGCATCATCGGAACCGGTCGCATTGCACGCCTGCATGCTGCTACACTTCGTGAAATCGAAAATGCGCATCTCGTCGGTGTGTTCGACAAAGACGCGACCTGCGCACGCCAATTTGCCAAGGAGCACCATTGCCGATCGTTTACGCACGTTGAAGCACTCCTTGAGGCCATTGATGCCGTCATTATCGCGGTTCCGAACTGCTTTCACCGGGACTATGTACTGCGCAGTATCAATGCCGAACGGCACATCCTGTGTGAGAAACCCATGGCGGAAAATCTCGCGAGTGCACAGGCCATGTTCGAGGCCAAGCCATCACACCTTATCGGAACAATTGGATTCAACTACCGCTTCTTGCCGATTGTCGATATCATCCACAAGACGCTTGCCTCCGGTACTCTTGGTGATATTCTCGCCTTTGACGCCGCCTTTCTAAAAGACAGCGCCAGACGGCGCACCCAATTCAACTGGCGTGATGGCCCGGAACAACACGGCAGCAGTGGATCATTGGGCGACCTTGGAAGTCATCTCATCGATATGGCGTGCAACCTGTTCAACACCTCGATTGATGAGAGTTCCCTCTCTGGAACGTTGCAAACACATGTGCGATTCAAAGAAAACAAACCGGTCTGTGTCGATGACTACGCGCACGTTGTATGCCGACTCGCCTGCGGGATTCCGTTCACATTGACGACATCGAAAAGTGCGTCGGCTCCCGATCTCGGGGTCCGTATCACGATCAAAGGAACACACCGATCTCTGCTTTACGAAACGCAAACCCCACTCCACTGGTCAATGACAGACAATGCGACCGGTCACACAAGTACAATGGTGTTACCGCACCAACGCCACCATGCAGACCCGGCGGGAGAAATTTTCGGATGGGCCGATTCCATGCACTGTCAAATGCGGTCATGGTTGTCCGCCATAACCACGTTATCACCGCTTCCCCAATCCGCAAATTTCAGTGACGGCGTTCGCGTACAACGGGCATTGCAAGCGATGCTGAACACATTACCCCAGGAAGAACAGTATCGAAACTGA